From one Leptospira licerasiae serovar Varillal str. VAR 010 genomic stretch:
- a CDS encoding TonB-dependent receptor family protein, protein MLHKQFRSSLIICILTFSNSFLFSQPNGNAGNNGTSSETEQEDPSKKEVSKQEETLAEKKRRFLESGQINVIGAKDDDIKKIPGSANVIGKKILKETNPVDSMEALRRVPGATIRYQDAVGLTPNIAFRGVSNEESRKTLILEDGVFTSLSPYGQPESYFVPHIDRMERVEVVKGSGSILFGPTTLGGIVNYVTRKPPEKPTFSAKVIGGMNGYASSLLQYGGTNQTTNTGYDISYMRNQGNGFRDYQGFRVNDLNLKLIQKLGEKDSVFFKYQSYQQEAQSTYLGLTQGLYWKNPRINPARYDQKSIDRQAAVIGHDHTFNENWKMITRAYWTNVGFLFRQESYSYNNLTEFGFPARPPENAVGVYAPDIIGNQPGDVIYMLNSTPNRHSFFKTGGLETKVEGKFNTFGLDHEIAFGARMHYESVNAANNVFPYPTLTKGLTTQQQNRNARAYALYVQDSIKITDKFKVIPGVRYEHIFQGVYTHRRLATENDVTKGYANTVGQSILVNDANETYTKVVLPGIGLTFDITEKFIWFAGAHTAFSPPTFSTVQNPALGLGYKLSAERSNNYETGFRGNITRYFYTQVSTYALYFSNQIVNTNEAGSGLGAVPINAGRSVNRGVESNFVFDFGKFAESRWEIPLEFTYSYTKAISTTYVPVGTIQNADGTVSITNQPLYSINSAGNLIKVNTNGNYLPYVPMNVFIGAIGVKSPSGFYARVEYQYFDKQYSDLQNTKNQSTDGSQGVVPAYGIWNADFGYEAPGGRWSIFVNGKNLEDRVYISGRLPVGIQQGPYRQINIGATLKLD, encoded by the coding sequence ATGTTGCATAAACAATTCCGTTCTTCTCTTATTATATGTATTTTAACTTTTTCTAATTCTTTCCTTTTTTCCCAGCCGAACGGAAATGCCGGGAATAACGGAACTTCTTCCGAGACTGAGCAAGAAGATCCTTCTAAAAAGGAAGTGTCCAAACAGGAAGAAACTCTTGCGGAAAAGAAAAGAAGATTTTTAGAAAGCGGTCAGATCAATGTGATCGGCGCGAAAGATGACGATATAAAGAAGATCCCCGGTTCCGCGAATGTGATCGGTAAAAAGATCTTAAAAGAAACAAATCCTGTCGATTCGATGGAAGCTTTACGTAGGGTTCCTGGTGCGACCATCCGTTATCAAGATGCGGTAGGTCTTACTCCGAATATTGCATTCAGAGGAGTTAGTAACGAAGAATCTAGAAAAACTTTGATCTTAGAAGACGGTGTCTTCACTTCTTTGAGTCCTTATGGGCAGCCTGAAAGTTATTTTGTGCCTCATATAGATAGAATGGAAAGGGTAGAAGTCGTAAAAGGTTCAGGATCTATTCTTTTTGGACCTACAACTTTAGGCGGTATAGTCAACTATGTGACACGTAAACCTCCGGAAAAACCTACGTTTAGTGCAAAGGTGATCGGAGGAATGAACGGTTATGCTTCCAGTCTTTTGCAGTATGGGGGGACCAACCAAACTACGAATACCGGTTACGATATTTCTTACATGCGCAACCAAGGAAACGGTTTCAGGGATTACCAAGGCTTTAGAGTGAACGACCTAAACCTAAAGTTGATCCAGAAATTAGGGGAAAAGGATTCAGTTTTCTTTAAATACCAATCTTACCAACAAGAGGCACAGTCCACGTATTTAGGACTGACTCAGGGTTTATACTGGAAGAATCCCAGGATCAATCCGGCTAGATACGACCAAAAATCCATCGATAGACAAGCTGCAGTAATAGGTCACGATCACACTTTTAATGAAAATTGGAAGATGATCACAAGAGCGTATTGGACAAATGTAGGCTTCTTATTTCGCCAAGAATCTTATTCTTATAATAATCTGACAGAATTCGGTTTTCCTGCGAGACCTCCTGAAAATGCGGTTGGAGTTTATGCTCCGGACATTATAGGAAATCAACCTGGGGATGTGATTTACATGTTAAATTCCACTCCGAACAGGCATTCTTTCTTTAAGACAGGCGGTTTGGAAACTAAGGTAGAAGGTAAATTTAATACGTTCGGTTTGGATCATGAGATCGCTTTCGGCGCGAGAATGCATTATGAATCCGTAAATGCCGCAAATAATGTGTTTCCTTATCCGACTCTTACAAAAGGCCTTACCACCCAACAACAAAATCGGAATGCAAGAGCTTACGCTTTATATGTCCAAGATTCGATTAAGATTACTGATAAGTTTAAGGTGATCCCCGGAGTCCGTTACGAACATATTTTCCAAGGAGTGTATACTCACCGAAGACTTGCGACCGAGAATGATGTTACCAAAGGATATGCAAATACTGTCGGTCAATCCATCTTAGTGAACGACGCAAACGAGACTTACACTAAGGTGGTTCTACCGGGTATCGGATTAACTTTCGATATTACGGAAAAATTCATCTGGTTTGCCGGTGCACATACTGCTTTCTCTCCGCCTACGTTCTCCACTGTTCAAAATCCTGCATTAGGTTTAGGTTATAAACTAAGTGCGGAAAGATCCAATAATTACGAGACAGGTTTTAGGGGGAATATTACCCGCTACTTCTACACTCAAGTCAGTACTTATGCATTGTATTTTTCGAATCAAATCGTAAATACGAACGAAGCAGGTTCAGGACTTGGAGCGGTCCCGATCAATGCTGGAAGATCCGTAAACAGAGGTGTGGAGAGCAATTTTGTTTTCGATTTCGGAAAATTTGCGGAGTCCAGGTGGGAGATCCCTCTTGAGTTTACTTACTCTTACACAAAAGCGATCTCTACAACTTACGTTCCTGTAGGAACGATACAAAATGCGGATGGGACTGTGAGTATCACGAACCAACCTTTATATTCGATCAATTCCGCCGGAAATTTGATCAAAGTAAACACAAACGGAAATTATCTGCCTTACGTTCCTATGAATGTTTTTATAGGTGCTATCGGAGTTAAAAGTCCGTCCGGATTTTATGCCCGAGTGGAATATCAGTATTTTGATAAACAATATTCCGATTTACAGAATACCAAAAACCAAAGTACGGACGGAAGCCAAGGCGTGGTTCCTGCATACGGAATTTGGAATGCCGACTTCGGTTACGAGGCGCCGGGCGGAAGATGGTCTATATTTGTGAACGGAAAAAATTTAGAAGATAGAGTGTATATCTCCGGAAGACTTCCAGTCGGGATCCAACAAGGTCCGTACAGACAAATCAATATCGGGGCTACTTTAAAGCTGGATTAA